CTGTGCGTATTGGTGTTGCATTCTCcaaacctcaatttcttcatcctGAAAAGTGGGGTTTTACTACCCAAAACAAGGTAGAGTTGTGAGGATTACGTGAGATTGTATATGTCAGCTCCCAGATAGACAAGAAAGTATGTGGCAATCTCCatgtcttctttcctttcctgagtGCCTCACCTCCTTTCCCTGGGCAAGTGGGGCGCGcgctctctctctgttgctcctgCCTTGCACAGTTCACTCAAGGCTACTTCCTTCCACCGCACTAACTTGCCACCCCTCTCTGTGGCAGGAGGAGCTGGAGCACCTGAACCAGGCCAGCGAGGAGATCAACCAGGTGGAACTTCAGCTGGATGTGAGTGTTTTCTTCCTTGTGTGCTTGGGCTGGTCCTTGGAAGCATCTCTGTGTCTTTCCCAGATTGAGGCAGTGGCAGTGGGAGGGGTGTGTCTGAGAAACGAGAGGAGCTGGGACCCAAATATGTGCCTTTCCTTTGCCTTGTTCCTTTCCAGGAGGCCAGGACCACCTATCGGAGGATCCTGCAGGAGTCGGCGAGGAAACTGAATACACAGGGTTCCCACTTGGGAAGCTGCATCGAGAAAGCCCGGCCCTACTATGAGGCTCGGCGGCTGGCTAAGGAGGTATGGCTGGCTGACCCATGTTTGCGGAAGGCTACATGCTGAGCCTGTCCCTGGATTCTTCTGTCTCTATGTGAAGTGAGAGACAAAGCACCAGACCTGAGGGTAGAACCCTGGGCTAGACCTGCTGGTCGGGACAAGCTCTGTGGGCTCAGAGATTCTTTTACCACCTTGGGCCCTGGGCTCATGGTCTATAAAATGGTGAGGGAGGGTGTGGGAGAACATTTAGTTCAGCCCTGCTAATATTTAAGTGCCTTCTGCGTATCAGGAACCAGGCTTTAGGGTATATCAGATATGTCAGTTCTAACATCCTGCTGTTTTCATCTACTGCCATTTCCTCTTCCCTTTGGTTCATGTCTCTCTTCTGaatcttttctttgctttctcctcACTCTTTTCCCCATCCCACACCCCttttttctgtaacaaattatttttaacaaatagtgTGTGTTCACCTTtggaaaaacataataaaataagaaggaaacaaaaaccaCCCAAAATCCTACCATGCACGTTTCATGCATTTTGTTTCCTGGGATTTGTTTTCATCCTGCATGTTGAGGTGACAGATACAGAGACAACTGCCTTGGAAGAAGAGTTTGTTCCCAAGAGGAGGGGACATACCATGCCATGCAGGGCCACACTGGGAAGCAACTGGGGTCCTTCAGGAGGCAgaagaagtgaaggagaaagcaTAGCGTGGAGCCTTATTGTGATTTTTGTGGAAAGGAGTAGGTGAGGCAGGGTAGACAAGTTTGGATAAGCTTAGGAGTGGATAGTTGGAATAATTTTGCTAGGCCCTGGGCTATAGGGGTGGCCTCTAATTGTCTAGTACCTGGCCCTGGGATGACTTAGGGCAGAGGAAATATTGGCTTGGTGGGTGAGAAGTAGGTAAAGGAGCTAGTTGGGGATCCAGGCTTtggattggttggttggtttgcatGTGAAAGGCACACTTACAGGggaggttttatatatatatatatatatatatatatccgcCAAAATGAGATTACACGGTGTGTGCTGTTTCGTTCTTTTACTAGCATTATCACATGGTTCCAGGTCAATCACTATACATCCATGCTGTCATTTTAAAGGACTGATtagtgaatatttcttttttttaagagatggggtcttgctctgttgcccagactggagtacagtggtgtgatcatagctcactgtaacctcaaactcctaggctcaataatcctcctccctcagcctcacaagtagacGGGCTCACAGGCagaagccactgcgcccagcttattttcttatattagatgtactgttatttatttaaccaatgtCCTGTAACTGAAAAGTTAGGTTTGTTTCGTTTTTTGCTGGGTTGGTGTGGCTGTGATGACTGTCTCTGAACTTGTCCGATTATTTCCTTCAGCTTGCCTGCTGAACATGGAATTGATGGTCTCAAGGTCATCTTTTCTGTAAGACTCTGTCCATGGTGCTAACCACCTTACACTAAAATGGtttgtattttcctttgttttccctAGGCAAAAGGCTAGCAGCCTTTGGGAGTGCTGGATTTCACACACCTACCCTCCACTggcaaaatttttatttcttctagtcCATATCCTTATGAAATATTCTTTATAGAATGTTGCTTCCTTGGCATTTATCCTCAGCACAGTTTGGGAAATGAAGCCGACATTGCTAGTAggccttcctccttctcttatCCTCACATCTATTACGGGTCTCCATGGGCAGCTGGGGTCCCTCGGGATTCCCCGTCCTGATATCCCTCTCCCCCCAGGCTCAGCAGGAGACACAGAAGGCAGCGCTGCGGTATGAGCGAGCCGTGAGCATGCACAACGCTGCTCGGGAAATGGTGTTTGTGGCTGAGCAGGGCGTCATGGCCGACAAGAACCGACTGGACCCCACGTGGCAGGAGATGCTGAACCATGCCACCTGCAAGGTGAGGTGGGCGGTGCCAGCAGGTCCCCTTCACTGGTTCTCATCCATTCTGTGCTATGTCTTTATCACCTAACCTCCTCACACTTTCCTCCACTCTCGCCTTCTTTCAACTTTGATTCTGTTTCAGGCAAAACCTGGTCCTCGTTTTCTGTCCTGTTTGGCCTCCAGTGCCTCCCATATTCCATCTCCCTCTGACTTAGAATGTCATCCTGGGCTCTCGAACGTTCGCCTCCAGGTGTGGGACTAACCCAAACAATTCATCCCTGGTGGATACTCTGGATTCAACATTCACATTTTGTTATGTTTAGCTGTGTGACTCCTCGCGTCTGTTTTCAGAATCTGCTCCCTTTCCTGCTTTTGAGCTCTGACAATACACTTCGAgttttgaagtataatttatgtATCATTTCCAAGCTCCTGAAAGGGGACTGGGGAGCGGAAGGATCTCTGCCATTGGCCCTGTCTGCCACCTTCAGCTTGCACAGGGCAGGTGTCAGCTCCTCAGGGGGTGTTTGTGGCTTGTGATTCTTCATCTGCCCCTCGCACAGAACAGGCACCTCACTTCTACTCTAGAACTCATGCAAATGAGAGCACACAGCACTGGGGGAGGGGTTAGGGGATGGTGAACAGTCTAGAGCTACCCCGGAACAGGGAGCAGGTGAGGGCTCCAGCCACTTTGTCTACTTGGACAAGTGGGCCAACTGTCCAACACCCTGAGCAGAAGCACCCCAGAGCCCCATCCAGCCTTGGCCCACGTATCCTGGATGGTGCCCACATAGGGTGTGGAAACCTGGAGAACCCAGTGTACAGCTGTGGCTCCCCACACGGGCTCTTCTCATTCCCAGATCCCTAACCGTTGGCACTGAGGGCTCCCTGAAGAGAGTGGCTGCTGCAGATGTGTGATGTGCTGACACATTCCCTTGATGCTCAAGTGGTTGAGTGGGCGCCAGCGTCCCTTTCCTGgcagcagcaaagctgagtaGCCAGTGGTGCAGGTGACAGGAGGCAAGAACATGGGAAGAGGTGGCTCagaggcatgtgcctgtgatgTGGTCCTCAGTGGTCAGGCAGCAGATCCAAGAGACACAGAAATAAGCTCTCTGGAGGCTCACAGACGCTCTGTTCCCCTGCGTGTCTCGGGCTCTGTACACAGTTGGGGGTTTGCAGAGGATGTTCCTGTTTGGGTTCCCCCCAGGGCATTGTTCAGGTTGGCAGCCTGGGGCAGATGCCAGAGACTGAAGCCTGGGTCCCGGCTCAGTGATGTgtccctctgggccaggtgaacGAGGCGGAGGAAGAACGGCTTCGAGGTGAGCGGGAGCACCAGCGAGTGACTCGGCTGTGCCAACAGGCTGAGGCTCGGGTCCAAGCCCTGCAGAAGACGCTCCGGAGGGCCATTGGCAAGAGCCGCCCCTACTTTGAGCTCAAGGCCCAGTTCAGCCAGATCCTGGAGGTAGCTGAgtgggtgaggggaggaggaaTGGCTAGGTAGGGGTGCAGGCAGGGGCAGGCATGGAAAGTGAGGGCAGCTGGAGGGGATGCTGGTCGGCCTCTCTGGGCCATCTTGGTGAAGTGGCCAAGGTGAGGCCAGCGGCCAGTGGTGGGGAagggtggtggcacacacgttCCAGATGACCTTGCAGGAGTGGGAGGCAGGGATGGGGGCTGGTGACGGCGCGAACGTAGTTGGAAGAAGGGAGGTAAACGAGGAAAAGAACTGGTAGAAACCCAGGGATGGGGAAGAAGAACCAGCCCTGGGGTGAAGGGGAACAGTGGGGAGAGGATGAGCAGGAGCTGGTGGAGAGGAAGGCCCTGGAAGGTGGGGCCCAGGTCAGGAGCAGGATTGCGGGGAAGAACAGCCCAGAGAGCGAGTGGAGCTGGGAAGGGTGTGGTGGGTCTGTGGTGGGTGCTGAGCCAGCTGTCCAGGTTCTCGGGGTGGGGGGGAGCAGGCCCTCAGACCTCAGCGCAGAGTGCTGGGTAAGGTGGGGCGTGCATCACGGGTCGCCTGACGCTGTTCTGTCCTCTGCAGGAGCACAAGGCCAAGGTAACAGAACTGGAGCAGCAGGTCGCTCAGGCCAAGACGCGCTACTCAGTGGCCCTTCGCAACCTGGAGCAGATCAGCGAGCAGATTCACGCGCGGCGCCGCGGGGGTCTGCCTCCCCACCCGCTGGGGCCTCGGCGCTCCTCCCCCGTGGGGGCTGAAGCAGGACCTGAGAACATAGAGGATGGAGACAGCGGGATTGAGGGGGCCGAGGGTGCGGGGCTGGAGGAGGGCAGCAGCCTGgggcccggccccgcccccgacACCGACACCCTGAGTCTGCTGAGCCTGCGCACGGTGGCTTCGGACCTGCAGAAGTGCGACTCCGTGGAGCACTTGCGAGGCCTCTCGGACCACGTCAGTCTGGACGGCCAAGAGCTGGGAACCCGGAGTGGAGGGCGCCGGGGCAGCGACGGCGGAGTCCGTGGGGGTCGGCACCAGCGCAGTGTCAGCCTGTAGTGGAGGGACCGGCGTTCCTGGCTTGAATCTGCTGTCCTGGGCCGGTCGGGGCCCCCAGGCTTCTCACGCCCTCTCCTCTGGGGCCTCGGCTTCCCGGAGGTCCCCTTCTCCAGTGCTTCCCTGGAGAGGCCAGCTGTGTCGAGTCCTCTGTGCCTGCCCTGGCGTTCTCACAGCCTCCCCCTTCCCTTCAGCAGGCAGCTCTGTTTGCCTTACCCGTCCGGAAGGCTTGCCCTCGGCGCTCTGCCTGCCCCTGCTGCTGGCTCATCACAATCTGCAGGGCATTGACCCTTTGCTTTCCCTTTCTGCTCCCTCTCTTTCCATCTGTTTGGCTTTTTCCCTCAGGGAACTGGGTCTGGAAGGCACTGGGAAGCTCATCAGAGAAAATGGGTGCTGGGCCTGCGTACTCCGGTCGGAGGGGACGGACAGGCACCCCTCCCGTTGGTTTTCTGGCCCCGCCCCCCTTCCCAAGGCAACTCTGGAGGGCACCCTGGATATGCTGCTGCGCCCTGCACCCCCGTCCTGTTCCAGCCCGCGCGTGTGTAACCTGTAAGACGTGCTGTGTGCCTCTGGAAGACGCCACCTTTCCCTTCAGCGTTCCCTTTCATGAGCCGAGGCGCTCTGCAATGTGCCCCAAAGCAGAGCTTACAGAACCTGCAGGAAGCTGGTGTCAGGGAGAGAAACCCAACCCCACTGTCAACATAGGGAACATCACCCACTCCAGACTGGCTCCTGTGGGTGCGGTGTTTCCGCTGGGCTGGGTCCTCAACATTGCCAAGGTGCTAGTGGGTCCCTAAGAGGGCCCGTGGTGGGGGTGAAGTCACGAGGTCCTGGAGGCTTAGGCCCGTCATTCCCACCCTCACTTGCTGCACAGTTGTGTTTACTTTTTCTGGGTAGAGGATGCTGAACTGACTTAGCACCCTCCTGCAGGGCGGGGTTAGGGAATTTGGTGCTCAATTGCTCTCCCTTGCTCTTACCCAAACTCAATACCTACTGCAGGATCCCTCGGGGCACACTCAAGCTTGGCTGCCAACCCTCTTCACTACCTTTGTTACAGGGAGGGGTTGGCTTGGGGTGAAAAGTCCTGCCCTCCGTGGGGAGCAGCTCCAGCTGCCTGGGACAGTGCTCCCAGTTTGTAGGGAAGCCACACCAGATCTGGGTGCCTTGGGAGAACTGGTCCTTCCTTTTGACCCACCCCAGGATAGTGGAGAGCTCTTGTCTAGGCCCATGTTCTGCCAGCGACTGGGATGAGTGGGCATCTGGACTCCACACAGGGTCTACAGGTCGAGGGAGGTTGGTCACGATGAGAACCTCAGGGTTTGAGGTGGCCATGGGCAGAGAGCAGAAAGGGAGGGTGTGGgtgtgcgtgcgtgcatgtgCTGGTGTGTAAGGGGGAAAGGGTCTTTActggttttatttaaataaagtagtTTATGTAACAGTTAACTTCTACTGTCCTTgctggaggaagagaaaaggcgCAAAGATGAGGCAAGGGTTGGGGGAGGAAAGAGCAGGGTGAGGCGACGGGCTCTTTAGATGGTGTGGTCAGGGAAGGGAGGTGAAGGACCAGATTGAGTGAGCCGCGCTATGCATGCTCTTGGGGACGTGCAAGGCCCCATGGCCAGGGTGGTCATGTACAGGGCAAGTGTAGACAAGCAGGGGAGGAGTTGGTGCCTCGTGGGGCCATGCTGTGTGAGGTGACGGGTGCCAGGAGAGGGTTTGGTAGAAAGGGGCCTGCTGGGTGGAGTGGGCTCTGAGCTAAGAGATGAGAGCGCCAGAGGGGTGGGATCTTAGATGTGTCTGGATGTGAGCAtgaaggcagaggaaggacaAAAGTAGTGATGCCAGATTTATCCATATAGTGTATCCACTTAAATTTCAGGTAGGTGGTATTTTTGTCCACTGCAGTGTTTAGGATGTAAGTGACATTATGAATTATCCATTGTTTCTCTGAAATTAAAACCTAGATAAAAGGTGACTTCCAAGTCAGGGCTTGACTGGCTGAGGGGTGGGAGGGGTTTGAGGGCACTTGAACTCACAGGTGGGAGATCGGATAGGAATGTGAACTCCAGGAGCTTTGAAGAAGAGCAAAAGGCTTTGTTTAGCCTGAGCTGCACTTGGGGTGTGCCAGTGTTTGGCGTTTTGTTGAGAAGAGGTCAGCCAAGGGAAGAAGAAGGTGCTGGCAGGGAGGAAGACGAAACCATGGAGGTCGGGGGCAGGATGAAGGCCAAGGATTGGAGGCACACCATCAGAGCAGTGGCCCTGGTGGCTGTGGGCGCCATTCAAGGGGCCATCTGGGCCACCGTGTACTGAGCACTCACTGAGCCCTCGAACGGGTGCTGTCCGGGAGTTTGAGCCTGCCTTCCCTGACTTGGCAGATGGgtatcataatattttattactagAGAAGCTGCTATGAAAATGCATGGCTTATGTTTTTGGGTGAGTgggctttaaattttttttaatttaaatctccTATACATCTCCTATGTATAGGAGATGTACACCATGGTATTTTGATGTACGTAATGAAATAGGTATCGAATAGACACATCAATCATTTTGCACAGTTATCTTCCCCCTTTTTTTGTTGTAAAAccacctaaaatctactctcagctaATTTTCAGTCTATGATAATGTATAGTCCTAATGAGGGGCTTTCTGAGATGACACACAGTGCTGGACTTCCCTACCCAGTCTGGCAGGCAGGACCTATGAGGCTCCTGGTGCAGAAGAGCCCCAGAAAAGAAGGGCTGTGCCATGCACATGCTGTTTCTCCTTGCAAAATCACCTACAAGATAAGGCAGGCGGGAAGAGAGACCAGGAAGGTTACAGCCAATGGTAACCTTCtaaggagaagaaaacagaagccaCAGTGCTCCCTTGCTCCCATCCTTGTCATAGTAGCTTGTACTCACCCAATGCATTTCACGTACCAGGGACACCCCTAATTAATCTCCACAAGACTGTTATGGAACAGATAAACACTATTATTTCCTTTCCACAGTGAGAAAATAAGGCACAGTGGGGGTACTCAGCCTTGCTGAAGGTGACGGAGGCAGCTGCTCTAGGCGCTTGGATTCTAGAGTCCAAACACTTGAGCCCTTGAGCTCACAGGAACAGGAGGTGGGGAAGTGGGTGTCATCTCCGAGGAGGTTCTGCTGGGAAGAAGAGCTGAGAAGTGGGAGTACTGTTTCTTAGCTCCTTCTCCCAGCAAAGAGGGTCCAGAAATTTTGTTTAAGGTGAGGAAGAGATGGTCAAGGTGTGGGGGACGTAGGGCCTCATGCCCCATTCCTGTACCGTGTCCTGTTACACGTCATATTGGCTGGTTGGTAATGAATTGTTCTGATCTTCATCTTCCTTAAGTGTGGGGCTGGGGCCTCAGTCTATCCAACACCTGACACAGGCCCTGCACCAACAGATGCTCAGGAAATGTGCTTTGGCTTCTTGCCCCTTCTCTTAGCCCACAGCTGTATCAGGTGAGTTAATCAGCACAGCAGTTCGGAGGTCAGGACCTGGTGATGTACAATCCCAGGGTCACATCTCTACGGGAATTTTCACATTTCGTTACCCTGCAATTTTATCGCCTATAAAATGGGAGCACGGAGGCACCTGTGGCACGTGCTGCGTCAGTGGATCTGAGGTGCAGCGATTGTTGTCAGCACCTCTTTGCAGCCTCAGGGCGCTTATCCCATCTTGCCCTAGGCACGTGGAATCTATAAAAGGGTTGTGTTTCCCTCCTTGTCTGGATGTGATTTTTGACAAGCATGACAACCccactgcctttttaaaaaatttaatttttaatttttattttattatgagacagggttttgcactgttgctcagactgg
This region of Macaca fascicularis isolate 582-1 chromosome 1, T2T-MFA8v1.1 genomic DNA includes:
- the SH3BP5L gene encoding SH3 domain-binding protein 5-like isoform X1, whose amino-acid sequence is MAELRQVPGGRETPQGELRPEVAEDEVPRSPVAEEPGGGGSSSSEAKLSPREEEELDPRIQEELEHLNQASEEINQVELQLDEARTTYRRILQESARKLNTQGSHLGSCIEKARPYYEARRLAKEAQQETQKAALRYERAVSMHNAAREMVFVAEQGVMADKNRLDPTWQEMLNHATCKAKPGPRFLSCLASSASHIPSPSDLECHPGLSNVRLQVNEAEEERLRGEREHQRVTRLCQQAEARVQALQKTLRRAIGKSRPYFELKAQFSQILEEHKAKVTELEQQVAQAKTRYSVALRNLEQISEQIHARRRGGLPPHPLGPRRSSPVGAEAGPENIEDGDSGIEGAEGAGLEEGSSLGPGPAPDTDTLSLLSLRTVASDLQKCDSVEHLRGLSDHVSLDGQELGTRSGGRRGSDGGVRGGRHQRSVSL
- the SH3BP5L gene encoding SH3 domain-binding protein 5-like isoform X2 — encoded protein: MAELRQVPGGRETPQGELRPEVAEDEVPRSPVAEEPGGGGSSSSEAKLSPREEEELDPRIQEELEHLNQASEEINQVELQLDEARTTYRRILQESARKLNTQGSHLGSCIEKARPYYEARRLAKEAQQETQKAALRYERAVSMHNAAREMVFVAEQGVMADKNRLDPTWQEMLNHATCKVNEAEEERLRGEREHQRVTRLCQQAEARVQALQKTLRRAIGKSRPYFELKAQFSQILEEHKAKVTELEQQVAQAKTRYSVALRNLEQISEQIHARRRGGLPPHPLGPRRSSPVGAEAGPENIEDGDSGIEGAEGAGLEEGSSLGPGPAPDTDTLSLLSLRTVASDLQKCDSVEHLRGLSDHVSLDGQELGTRSGGRRGSDGGVRGGRHQRSVSL
- the SH3BP5L gene encoding SH3 domain-binding protein 5-like isoform X3, whose translation is MAELRQVPGGRETPQGELRPEVAEDEVPRSPVAEEPGGGGSSSSEAKLSPREEEELDPRIQEELEHLNQASEEINQVELQLDEARTTYRRILQESARKLNTQGSHLGSCIEKARPYYEARRLAKEAQQETQKAALRYERAVSMHNAAREMVFVAEQGVMADKNRLDPTWQEMLNHATCKEHKAKVTELEQQVAQAKTRYSVALRNLEQISEQIHARRRGGLPPHPLGPRRSSPVGAEAGPENIEDGDSGIEGAEGAGLEEGSSLGPGPAPDTDTLSLLSLRTVASDLQKCDSVEHLRGLSDHVSLDGQELGTRSGGRRGSDGGVRGGRHQRSVSL